From a single Anaerolineaceae bacterium oral taxon 439 genomic region:
- the rbsC gene encoding ribose ABC transporter permease (functions to transport ribose at high affinity; forms a complex with RbsA2C2B), with the protein MEHVPGLGSIASFARLNLGILIAFLLLFIFMSLTAENFFSKANFLNVMRNVSTNAFLAMGVMLCLMLGGIDLVGGAMIAMSGCICVVGMTRHGLSIPLAISLGVLSGVAIGVLNGWIIAFSGIHPFIVTLATQSICRGIAYLIAGGQPVTIYGRDDFSLIGNGTLFGIPFPVIYMVFALLLLSFLLNRTKSGRHIYAVGGNETAARYSGINIYKTKIIVWTISGTLSAIAGIILATRMTSGQPAVGLGYETDAIAAAVVGGTSMYGGVGSVGGMVIGVLIIGIISNGLNLLHVNSYWQYVAKGLIILFAVYIDMVRKSRTLHGKG; encoded by the coding sequence TTGGAGCATGTTCCTGGATTAGGCAGCATCGCATCATTTGCAAGATTGAATCTGGGAATCCTGATTGCCTTTCTTCTGCTCTTTATTTTCATGAGCTTAACCGCTGAAAATTTTTTCAGCAAAGCAAATTTCCTAAATGTCATGCGGAATGTGTCCACTAACGCTTTCTTAGCCATGGGCGTAATGCTCTGCTTGATGTTAGGAGGAATTGATTTAGTTGGCGGGGCTATGATAGCGATGTCCGGTTGTATCTGCGTTGTCGGCATGACCCGACACGGTTTATCAATTCCCCTCGCAATCAGCCTCGGCGTTCTAAGCGGCGTAGCAATAGGGGTTTTGAACGGCTGGATTATCGCGTTCTCAGGAATTCACCCATTCATTGTTACGCTCGCAACCCAAAGCATCTGCCGAGGAATAGCCTATCTGATCGCAGGCGGTCAACCCGTTACGATTTATGGGAGAGATGATTTTTCGCTGATCGGGAATGGAACGCTTTTTGGTATACCTTTTCCGGTGATCTATATGGTCTTCGCTTTACTGCTCCTTTCATTTCTTCTTAACAGAACGAAATCCGGACGACATATCTATGCGGTTGGAGGGAACGAAACCGCCGCGCGTTATAGTGGAATCAATATCTATAAAACAAAAATTATTGTCTGGACAATTAGTGGAACGCTCTCAGCAATCGCTGGCATTATCTTAGCGACCCGGATGACCTCTGGTCAGCCTGCCGTCGGGCTGGGCTATGAAACAGACGCTATTGCCGCGGCAGTCGTCGGAGGAACGAGCATGTACGGAGGCGTCGGAAGCGTCGGCGGCATGGTAATCGGCGTATTGATCATCGGTATTATTTCTAACGGTCTTAACCTGCTGCACGTAAATTCGTATTGGCAATACGTTGCAAAAGGACTGATCATTCTTTTCGCAGTCTATATCGATATGGTCCGAAAAAGCCGGACGCTCCATGGGAAAGGCTAA
- a CDS encoding D-xylose ABC transporter ATP-binding protein (with RbsBCD acts to import ribose into the cell; RbsA contains 2 ATP-binding domain) — protein MPEPLLRMTDIKKKFPGVQALSNASLELFAGEILGLMGENGAGKSTLMNILGGVYHPDEGKIQIDGNEVAVHSVLDAQNLGIAFIHQELAMVQHLTVAENIFLGREKLDSFHMVSQNEMNKQAKPILETVGLEIDPKEKVSRLSTGQQQLLEIAKAFSLNARIIVMDEPTSSLSEKEVEILFKTIRQLKEKEIGIIYISHKMQEIFDLTDRVTVMRDGSYIGTRITNETNPDELVELMVGRELEKYYIRTFNTPGDVILDVQNIHTDSGVHDCSFQLHQREILGFYGLVGAGRSELMNAVMGLDSITRGNISVFGKEVKKINPGNMLKNRLALVPESRKTQGLILENSIRFNTTIAILDKFINKLRVNLKKEKELSKEAIEKFSIRCSSSLQKCINLSGGNQQKVVLAKWLLTNPGILIMDEPTRGIDVGAKAEIYAIMNKLVADGNAIIMVSSELNEIINMCDRLFIMRDGTIVAELSSEQFDQDVILRYALGGI, from the coding sequence ATGCCTGAGCCATTATTGCGTATGACTGATATCAAAAAGAAATTTCCAGGCGTACAGGCGTTATCGAACGCTTCTTTAGAATTATTTGCTGGGGAAATTCTCGGCTTAATGGGCGAAAACGGCGCTGGAAAATCAACGCTGATGAATATCCTCGGTGGCGTTTATCATCCCGACGAGGGTAAGATTCAGATTGACGGGAACGAAGTAGCAGTCCACTCCGTCTTAGATGCACAAAACCTGGGAATCGCGTTTATCCATCAAGAATTAGCAATGGTCCAGCATTTAACCGTCGCTGAAAATATCTTTTTAGGGCGGGAGAAGCTAGACAGCTTCCATATGGTCAGCCAAAACGAAATGAATAAGCAAGCGAAGCCGATTCTTGAAACCGTCGGATTAGAAATCGATCCGAAAGAAAAAGTATCGCGCCTCAGCACGGGGCAGCAACAGCTTCTCGAAATCGCAAAAGCTTTTTCTCTGAACGCGCGGATCATCGTCATGGACGAACCAACCTCATCCCTATCTGAAAAGGAAGTCGAAATCCTCTTCAAAACCATTCGTCAGTTGAAAGAAAAAGAAATTGGAATTATTTATATTTCTCATAAAATGCAGGAGATTTTCGATTTGACTGATCGAGTTACTGTCATGCGCGACGGTTCGTATATAGGGACGAGAATAACAAATGAAACAAACCCTGACGAATTAGTAGAATTGATGGTTGGGCGTGAATTAGAAAAATATTATATTCGAACGTTCAACACGCCAGGAGACGTTATCCTGGACGTTCAAAATATCCATACTGACTCCGGCGTACATGATTGTTCCTTTCAGCTTCACCAACGCGAAATATTGGGATTCTATGGTTTAGTAGGCGCGGGACGATCTGAATTAATGAATGCTGTTATGGGACTTGATTCGATTACTCGAGGAAATATTTCTGTCTTTGGAAAAGAAGTCAAAAAGATCAATCCAGGAAATATGTTAAAAAACCGATTAGCCCTAGTTCCCGAAAGTCGAAAAACTCAGGGGCTTATTCTCGAAAACAGCATCCGATTCAACACAACGATCGCAATTCTCGATAAGTTTATCAATAAGCTTCGAGTTAACTTGAAAAAAGAAAAAGAACTATCGAAAGAAGCGATCGAGAAGTTCTCAATTCGATGTTCATCTTCTTTGCAGAAATGCATCAATCTCTCCGGGGGAAACCAGCAAAAAGTCGTTTTGGCAAAATGGTTATTGACCAATCCAGGAATCCTGATCATGGACGAACCGACCCGCGGAATCGACGTAGGCGCGAAAGCCGAAATATACGCGATCATGAATAAATTGGTCGCCGATGGAAACGCAATTATTATGGTTTCTTCAGAACTTAATGAAATCATTAATATGTGCGACCGACTTTTCATCATGCGTGACGGAACGATTGTCGCGGAGCTTTCTTCGGAACAGTTCGATCAAGATGTTATTTTACGCTACGCCTTAGGAGGCATATAA
- a CDS encoding FAD/NAD(P)-binding oxidoreductase, with protein MQGRYDVVIIGAGIVGCMTARRLARFDLDVLVLERNSDVGAETSAANSALIHAGYDPVPGTLKAELNVRGNAMWEGLARELDFEFRRTGDYVVAVGPDEVEALRALYRQGIANGVPGLALLDGEAVKARVPLLNPEVSGALYAPTAGVVDAFGATVAAAENAVRNGTEFALETEFEDFIFDGRRIIGVRTSKGEARCDWVINCAGLQSDIVMHRAGCRPEFSIRARRGEYCVLDPDAFALDEVLFPVPSLKGKGVLVFTTTHGNTIVGPTSEWIDDRTDASISKTGQAYLEANMKKLVPSIDLRRTIAVFAGLRAAGNARCLNPDVDYVGDFIVERAAEAAGLINCGGIESPGLTSAPAIAERIETLIRETGYELIEKADWDPIRKRPPVMRMLSDDGKQRVIEADPRYGRIVCRCEMVTEGEIVAAIHSPIPARTYDAIKRRTWLGTGRCQGGFDLTRVVGILSRELGIPVEWVRKNNAGSEFVFGETKDGGSDESGAA; from the coding sequence ATGCAGGGACGCTATGACGTGGTGATCATCGGCGCGGGGATCGTCGGATGCATGACGGCGCGTCGGCTGGCGAGATTCGATCTGGACGTTTTAGTTCTCGAAAGGAACAGCGACGTCGGCGCGGAAACGTCGGCGGCGAATTCCGCGCTGATTCACGCCGGATACGACCCGGTTCCGGGAACGCTGAAGGCGGAGCTCAACGTTCGCGGCAACGCGATGTGGGAGGGGCTGGCGCGGGAGCTTGATTTCGAGTTCCGGCGGACCGGCGATTATGTCGTGGCGGTCGGGCCTGACGAGGTCGAAGCGCTTCGCGCGCTTTATCGGCAGGGGATCGCGAACGGCGTCCCCGGTCTTGCGCTCCTTGACGGCGAAGCGGTCAAAGCGCGCGTTCCGCTCCTGAATCCGGAGGTCAGCGGCGCGCTTTACGCGCCGACCGCCGGCGTCGTCGACGCCTTCGGCGCGACGGTAGCCGCCGCGGAAAATGCGGTCCGGAACGGAACCGAGTTTGCGCTTGAAACGGAATTTGAAGATTTTATTTTTGACGGGCGCCGGATTATCGGCGTACGGACCTCGAAAGGCGAGGCGCGCTGCGACTGGGTGATCAACTGCGCCGGGCTGCAGTCGGATATCGTGATGCATCGGGCGGGCTGCCGGCCCGAGTTTTCGATCCGCGCGCGTCGTGGGGAATACTGCGTTCTCGATCCGGACGCGTTTGCCCTGGACGAGGTCCTTTTCCCGGTCCCGAGTCTTAAAGGAAAAGGCGTATTAGTGTTTACGACGACGCATGGAAATACGATCGTCGGCCCCACGTCGGAATGGATCGACGATCGAACGGACGCTTCGATTTCGAAGACAGGTCAGGCGTATCTGGAAGCGAATATGAAAAAGCTGGTTCCCTCGATCGACCTGAGACGGACGATCGCCGTGTTCGCCGGGCTGCGCGCCGCTGGAAACGCGCGCTGCCTGAACCCGGACGTCGATTACGTCGGCGATTTTATCGTCGAACGCGCGGCGGAAGCGGCCGGGCTGATCAACTGCGGCGGGATCGAGTCCCCAGGGTTGACGTCGGCGCCCGCGATCGCTGAACGGATCGAAACGCTGATCCGGGAAACCGGATATGAATTGATCGAAAAGGCGGATTGGGACCCGATCCGGAAGCGTCCGCCGGTGATGCGCATGCTGAGCGATGACGGGAAACAGCGCGTCATCGAGGCTGACCCGCGCTATGGGCGAATCGTCTGCCGCTGCGAGATGGTCACGGAGGGCGAGATCGTCGCCGCGATCCATTCGCCGATCCCGGCGCGGACGTATGACGCGATTAAGCGGCGGACGTGGCTGGGGACGGGCCGCTGCCAGGGGGGATTCGACCTGACCCGCGTCGTCGGGATCCTCTCTCGGGAGCTCGGGATTCCCGTCGAGTGGGTTCGAAAGAACAACGCCGGTTCGGAGTTCGTCTTCGGAGAGACGAAGGACGGAGGGAGCGATGAATCAGGGGCGGCTTGA
- a CDS encoding pyridine nucleotide-disulfide oxidoreductase, whose protein sequence is MNQGRLDTEFDVIVIGAGPAGLAAAIAAKTQGADGVLVIDREIEAGGILQQCVHNGFGLETFNEDLPGPAYAQRFIDRAADAGVSFLFDTMVSDVDPDFRVMTTNDRDGIRAYRGKAVVFAMGCRERSRAQLRIPGSRPAGVMTAGTAQRWVNIDGKLPGRRFVILGSGDIGMIMARRLTLEGAKVEYVVEINSYLSGLSRNLVQCLQDYGIPLLLRHTVTNIFGKRRVEGVEISAVDEKWRPVPGSERIVECDALLLSVGLTPENELSRRAGIELDPLIGGPVVDDAYAANVPGFFGAGNVVQVYDLVDSVSAAAAIAGRSAALYAAGQSVAGRKVIPVGAGRNVRSVVPQRIHPETLDERAIPLQLRVSAPIERAVELQLCAGANVLARKRFPYARPGEMITVPIARSLRNAVEEADALRIDAVPLDELTA, encoded by the coding sequence ATGAATCAGGGGCGGCTTGATACGGAGTTCGACGTCATCGTGATCGGGGCGGGACCGGCCGGACTGGCGGCGGCGATCGCGGCGAAAACGCAGGGCGCGGACGGCGTCCTGGTCATCGATCGTGAAATCGAGGCCGGCGGTATTCTTCAGCAGTGCGTCCATAACGGCTTTGGGCTGGAAACGTTTAATGAGGATTTACCGGGCCCGGCGTACGCGCAGCGGTTTATCGATCGCGCGGCCGACGCCGGCGTGTCGTTTTTATTCGACACGATGGTCAGCGACGTCGATCCGGATTTCCGCGTCATGACGACGAACGATCGCGACGGGATCCGCGCTTATCGGGGAAAAGCCGTCGTCTTTGCGATGGGCTGCCGCGAGCGGAGCCGGGCTCAGCTTCGGATCCCCGGGTCGCGGCCCGCGGGCGTGATGACCGCTGGGACCGCGCAGCGCTGGGTCAATATCGACGGGAAGCTTCCGGGCAGGCGCTTCGTTATTTTAGGTTCAGGCGATATCGGGATGATCATGGCGCGCCGTCTGACGCTCGAAGGGGCGAAGGTTGAATACGTCGTGGAGATCAATTCATACCTGTCGGGGCTGTCGAGAAATCTGGTCCAGTGTCTTCAGGATTACGGGATCCCGCTCCTCCTCCGTCATACGGTTACGAATATTTTCGGGAAACGGCGTGTCGAAGGCGTCGAAATCAGCGCGGTTGACGAAAAATGGCGCCCGGTTCCGGGAAGCGAACGGATCGTCGAATGCGATGCGCTGCTGCTGTCGGTCGGGCTGACGCCGGAAAACGAATTAAGCCGCCGTGCCGGGATCGAGCTCGATCCGCTTATCGGCGGGCCGGTCGTCGACGACGCGTACGCGGCGAACGTTCCCGGTTTTTTCGGCGCCGGGAACGTCGTTCAGGTGTACGACCTTGTCGATTCCGTTTCGGCGGCGGCGGCGATCGCCGGGCGGTCAGCCGCTCTCTACGCGGCGGGGCAAAGCGTCGCGGGTCGGAAGGTGATCCCAGTTGGCGCAGGGCGAAACGTCCGTTCCGTCGTTCCGCAGCGGATCCATCCGGAGACGCTCGACGAACGCGCGATCCCGCTTCAGCTTCGCGTTTCGGCGCCGATCGAGCGGGCGGTCGAGCTTCAGCTTTGCGCCGGCGCGAACGTATTGGCGCGGAAGCGCTTCCCATACGCGCGTCCCGGTGAGATGATAACCGTTCCGATCGCGCGGTCGCTCCGGAACGCGGTTGAGGAGGCGGACGCGCTGCGGATCGACGCGGTCCCGCTGGATGAACTTACGGCGTAA
- a CDS encoding methionyl-tRNA formyltransferase, with protein MEQPRIVFMGSPEIAAPLFRALAERYPIVGVVTQPDRPAGRGKKAASPAVKLAAEAAGIPVFQPERLRRPEAFEVVAGWEPDLIVVMAYGQILRQPVLDLPRYGCINVHASILPRWRGASPIQAAIAAGDGRTGVSIMRMDAGMDTGAVYSVHETAIAPDDTAGSLSAKIAGLAAEALISDLPRILSGELRPTAQPETGVTLTGLIKKEDGRLDFTREAVVLERLVRAYDPWPSAFLELDGATLKILRARIGPEDSGSRPGARVRIGKEPAVKAADRFLILDEVQPAGKKPMSGRAFLGGYRNWSPDGLEGP; from the coding sequence ATGGAGCAGCCGAGAATCGTTTTCATGGGATCGCCGGAGATCGCGGCGCCGCTTTTTCGAGCGTTAGCGGAGCGATATCCGATCGTCGGCGTCGTCACGCAGCCAGACCGCCCGGCGGGACGCGGAAAGAAAGCAGCTTCGCCCGCGGTAAAGCTTGCGGCGGAAGCGGCGGGGATCCCGGTTTTTCAGCCGGAGCGGCTTCGGCGTCCGGAGGCTTTTGAAGTTGTCGCCGGCTGGGAGCCGGACCTGATCGTCGTCATGGCCTACGGCCAGATCCTGCGTCAGCCCGTTCTGGACCTGCCGCGATACGGCTGTATCAACGTGCATGCGTCGATTTTACCGCGTTGGCGCGGAGCGTCCCCGATCCAGGCCGCGATCGCGGCCGGAGACGGGAGAACCGGCGTTTCGATTATGCGGATGGACGCCGGAATGGATACCGGGGCGGTTTACTCGGTTCATGAAACGGCGATCGCGCCGGACGACACGGCGGGATCGTTATCCGCTAAAATCGCCGGGCTTGCCGCTGAGGCGTTGATTTCCGACTTGCCGCGGATTTTATCCGGCGAGCTGCGTCCGACTGCGCAGCCTGAAACGGGCGTGACGCTGACCGGCCTGATCAAAAAAGAGGATGGTCGGCTCGATTTTACGAGGGAAGCGGTTGTTTTAGAGCGGCTCGTCCGCGCGTATGATCCCTGGCCTTCCGCGTTCCTGGAGCTGGACGGGGCGACGCTGAAAATTTTGCGCGCGCGGATCGGTCCCGAGGATTCCGGGTCCCGTCCTGGCGCGCGGGTCCGGATCGGGAAAGAGCCGGCGGTCAAGGCGGCGGATCGGTTCCTGATTTTAGACGAGGTTCAGCCGGCTGGAAAGAAGCCGATGAGCGGGAGGGCGTTTCTGGGCGGTTATCGGAATTGGTCTCCGGATGGACTGGAGGGACCATGA
- a CDS encoding guanylate kinase, whose amino-acid sequence MTERIPYFKVIPPDPLILILSGLSGAGKDTVIETLKRDPGFRFHFVVTMNTRAPREHEVDGVDYHFITREHFAAMIERDELVEYAKVYDDYKGISRAEIDQAFSTGHDLLLRIDHQGARKVKEQYPQAISIFIIPPDSETWSRRLIGRGTDSASDLQTRLSTANQELDHISDFDYLVINDSLEQTKKSILTIIEAERCRTIRNHIRRTPIDRETA is encoded by the coding sequence ATGACAGAAAGAATTCCTTATTTTAAAGTAATCCCTCCCGACCCGCTGATCCTGATCCTTTCCGGGCTCTCCGGCGCCGGGAAAGACACCGTAATCGAAACCCTGAAGCGTGATCCCGGATTCAGGTTTCATTTCGTTGTAACGATGAATACCCGCGCCCCGCGGGAACATGAAGTCGACGGCGTCGATTATCACTTTATCACCCGCGAACATTTCGCCGCGATGATCGAGCGGGACGAGCTCGTCGAATACGCGAAAGTCTACGACGACTATAAAGGAATCTCCCGCGCTGAAATCGACCAGGCCTTCTCGACCGGACACGACCTGCTCCTCAGGATCGATCATCAGGGCGCGCGAAAAGTCAAGGAACAATATCCGCAGGCCATCTCGATTTTCATCATCCCGCCCGACTCGGAAACCTGGAGCCGCCGCCTGATCGGACGCGGAACCGACAGCGCCTCCGACCTGCAGACGCGGTTATCCACAGCGAATCAGGAACTCGATCATATTTCCGACTTCGACTACCTCGTTATCAACGATTCGCTGGAACAGACGAAAAAGTCAATTCTGACGATTATCGAGGCGGAACGCTGCCGGACGATCCGAAACCATATCCGCCGCACGCCGATCGATCGCGAAACCGCATGA
- a CDS encoding glycosyl transferase, protein MKTTIVIPTYNEKENLPLLMEKLFGLGMDGLNVLIVDDNSPDGTGDLAEELRGVYAERISVLHRAGKLGLGTAYIQGFQRAIADGADFIGQMDADFSHPIEKLPLLAEELKAYDVAIGSRYVKGGKLDEDWPLFRKLLSGFGNLYARAILGLSIRDATGGYKLWRKTTLTAMPLDRIKSNGYMFQVEMNFVATRLGFRFSEIPIYFRERIAGASKMNFAIQREAAIRCWKLRSEYRDLKPVK, encoded by the coding sequence ATGAAAACGACTATCGTAATTCCAACCTACAACGAGAAGGAAAATCTGCCGCTGTTGATGGAAAAGCTGTTCGGGTTGGGGATGGATGGGTTGAACGTCCTGATCGTTGACGATAACAGTCCCGACGGGACCGGCGATCTGGCGGAGGAGCTTCGCGGCGTATACGCGGAGCGGATCAGCGTTCTGCATCGCGCCGGTAAGCTCGGACTGGGAACCGCCTATATTCAGGGATTTCAGCGCGCGATCGCGGACGGCGCGGATTTCATCGGGCAGATGGACGCCGACTTTTCGCATCCGATCGAGAAGCTCCCGCTCCTGGCGGAGGAGCTTAAAGCTTACGACGTAGCGATCGGCTCGCGGTACGTAAAGGGCGGGAAGCTTGACGAGGACTGGCCGCTTTTCCGGAAGCTCCTTTCCGGATTTGGAAATCTTTACGCGCGCGCGATTTTAGGGCTGTCGATCCGGGACGCGACTGGCGGGTATAAACTTTGGCGAAAGACGACGCTGACGGCGATGCCGCTGGACCGGATCAAATCGAACGGGTACATGTTCCAGGTGGAAATGAACTTCGTCGCGACCCGGCTCGGGTTCAGGTTCAGCGAAATTCCGATTTATTTCCGCGAACGGATCGCCGGCGCGTCGAAAATGAATTTCGCGATTCAGCGCGAGGCGGCGATCCGCTGCTGGAAGCTGCGTTCCGAGTATCGCGACCTGAAGCCGGTAAAATAG
- a CDS encoding threonylcarbamoyl-AMP synthase: MSRMTNVIRFNEAILDEAARKIANGGVIVLPTDTVYGIGCAFSRGDAIDRIFSIKRRDPNKSIAVLIAELDQISQLTDFFPPSALALAEKFWPGALTLVVPKKAGLPENLSLAPTVGLRLPDHELTRELIRRSGPLATTSANLSGTPPANAVSEIPGDWFDQLDLVLDGGRVLGGQASTVVDCSGEPLRILREGAISAAALGLSPEEPR, encoded by the coding sequence ATGAGCCGAATGACGAACGTAATCCGCTTTAACGAAGCCATCTTAGACGAAGCCGCGCGGAAAATCGCGAACGGCGGCGTTATCGTCCTTCCGACCGATACTGTTTATGGAATCGGCTGTGCTTTTTCACGCGGCGACGCGATCGATCGGATTTTTTCGATTAAGCGCCGCGATCCGAATAAATCGATCGCCGTCCTGATCGCCGAACTGGACCAGATTTCGCAGCTGACCGATTTTTTCCCGCCGTCCGCGCTGGCGCTGGCGGAGAAATTCTGGCCGGGAGCGCTGACGCTCGTCGTCCCCAAGAAAGCCGGGCTGCCTGAAAACTTATCCTTGGCTCCGACCGTCGGACTGCGACTCCCGGACCACGAACTGACCCGGGAACTCATTCGCAGAAGCGGCCCGTTAGCGACGACTTCAGCGAACCTCTCCGGGACCCCGCCGGCAAATGCGGTTTCAGAAATACCGGGAGACTGGTTCGATCAGCTCGACCTTGTCCTTGACGGCGGCAGGGTACTCGGCGGCCAGGCGTCAACTGTCGTCGATTGCAGCGGCGAACCGCTCCGGATCCTCCGTGAAGGCGCGATTTCCGCCGCCGCGCTCGGCCTTTCGCCGGAAGAACCACGCTGA
- a CDS encoding peptide chain release factor 1, with translation MLDKINSIEERYEEINRQIAENVDDYQVTVELMKERAEIEDVVEKGRQYKEILRRIAEARELQHDPEMAGLAEIELSELEPAVGPLEAEIRSLLLPKDPRDSRNVIVEIRAGTGGDEAALFAADLFRMYAHYAENRRWTIEILSANEIGVGGYKEISFMVKGKGAFSRMKFESGTHRVQRVPATESQGRIHTSAVTVAVLAEVEDVDVQVPESDVRIEVFRSAGAGGQNVQKNSTAVRLIHLPTGMVITCQDERSQLQNKTRAMSILKARLYDMEQQRQQDELDAERRSMIGSGDRSEKIRTYNYPQSRVTDHRINLSSYNLAGVMNGDLDMFIDELILRSESERLSVSGDDEA, from the coding sequence ATGTTAGATAAAATTAATTCGATCGAAGAACGTTACGAGGAAATCAACCGCCAGATCGCCGAAAACGTCGACGATTATCAAGTCACCGTTGAGCTGATGAAAGAACGGGCCGAGATCGAGGACGTCGTCGAAAAGGGCCGTCAATATAAAGAGATTCTTCGCCGGATCGCCGAGGCCCGCGAGCTTCAGCATGATCCGGAGATGGCAGGGTTAGCCGAAATCGAACTGTCGGAATTAGAGCCCGCGGTCGGACCGCTCGAAGCCGAAATCCGTTCGCTCCTTCTCCCGAAGGACCCGCGCGACAGCCGCAACGTCATCGTCGAAATTCGCGCCGGAACCGGCGGAGACGAAGCCGCGCTTTTCGCCGCCGACCTGTTCAGGATGTACGCGCATTACGCCGAAAACCGCCGCTGGACGATCGAAATCCTTTCCGCAAATGAAATCGGCGTTGGCGGTTATAAAGAAATCAGCTTCATGGTCAAAGGTAAAGGCGCGTTTTCCCGAATGAAATTCGAATCGGGGACGCACCGCGTTCAACGCGTCCCCGCGACCGAATCGCAGGGCCGGATCCATACGTCCGCGGTGACGGTCGCGGTCCTCGCCGAAGTCGAAGACGTCGACGTTCAGGTCCCTGAGTCCGACGTCCGGATCGAAGTTTTCCGGTCGGCCGGAGCCGGCGGTCAGAACGTCCAGAAAAACTCAACCGCCGTCCGCCTGATCCACCTGCCAACCGGAATGGTCATTACCTGCCAGGACGAACGGTCGCAGCTACAGAATAAGACCCGCGCGATGTCGATCCTGAAAGCCCGCCTGTACGACATGGAACAGCAGCGCCAGCAGGACGAGCTCGACGCCGAACGCCGTTCCATGATCGGAAGCGGCGACCGCTCTGAGAAGATCCGAACCTATAACTATCCGCAATCGCGCGTCACCGACCATCGAATCAACCTCTCGTCATACAACCTCGCCGGCGTCATGAACGGGGACCTCGATATGTTCATCGACGAACTGATCCTGCGTTCCGAATCCGAACGTTTATCCGTTTCCGGAGACGACGAAGCCTGA